One window of Streptomyces sp. SUK 48 genomic DNA carries:
- a CDS encoding MFS transporter, which yields MTTTADPLPGNRRATYRDVLAEPRFRLLFTTRTVAITADSLRITTFSVLVFTATGSALFSALAFGISFLPQLFGSLLFGSLADRLPPRALIASGYALECAAAVLLALVRMPIAASLGVVALIALATPLFSGASSRLVARWLTDDAYVLGRSLNNMASSGAQLLGLALGGAAVAVLGPHRALAVSAALYLCCALAVRLRLPRLEPGVSGGARGDGGAVRASLRGAGLLLRGRTGRRLMLAQWLPSAFVAGAEGLIVAYAGGRHFAPGWYAVLMGCLPVGMLIGDLLVGRLLPPLARERLVVPLAALMGLPLAGFAAEPGVAVSCALLLLTGSGFAYGLGLQRPFLDALPRDGQGQAFGLLGSGNMTLQGVGPACFGSVAEGIGTGGAIALAGGAAVVTAGWILSWHWSP from the coding sequence GTGACCACAACCGCCGACCCCCTCCCGGGCAACCGCCGGGCCACCTACCGGGACGTGCTGGCCGAGCCGCGCTTCCGGCTGCTCTTCACCACCCGCACCGTCGCGATCACCGCGGACTCGCTGCGGATCACCACCTTCTCGGTGCTCGTCTTCACCGCCACCGGCTCCGCGCTCTTCAGCGCGCTGGCCTTCGGCATCAGCTTCCTGCCGCAGCTGTTCGGCTCGCTGCTGTTCGGCTCCCTGGCCGACCGGCTGCCACCCCGCGCGCTCATCGCCTCCGGCTACGCGCTGGAGTGCGCCGCCGCCGTGCTGCTCGCCCTGGTGCGGATGCCGATCGCCGCGAGCCTCGGTGTCGTGGCCCTGATCGCCCTCGCCACCCCGCTGTTCAGCGGCGCGTCCAGCCGGCTGGTGGCGCGGTGGCTGACGGACGACGCCTACGTACTGGGCCGCTCGCTGAACAACATGGCCTCCTCCGGCGCACAGCTGCTCGGCCTGGCGCTGGGCGGCGCGGCCGTCGCGGTGCTCGGCCCGCACCGGGCGCTCGCGGTGAGCGCCGCCCTCTACCTCTGCTGCGCGCTCGCCGTCCGGCTGCGGCTGCCCCGCCTGGAGCCGGGGGTGTCCGGCGGGGCCCGGGGCGACGGCGGTGCCGTCCGGGCCAGCCTGCGCGGCGCCGGACTGCTGCTGCGCGGTCGTACGGGACGACGGCTGATGCTGGCCCAGTGGCTGCCGTCCGCGTTCGTCGCGGGCGCGGAGGGACTGATCGTCGCCTACGCGGGCGGCCGGCATTTCGCACCCGGCTGGTACGCGGTGCTGATGGGCTGTCTCCCGGTCGGCATGCTGATCGGCGACCTGCTGGTGGGCCGGCTGCTGCCGCCGCTCGCCCGGGAGCGGCTGGTGGTCCCGCTGGCCGCCCTGATGGGACTGCCGCTGGCCGGCTTCGCCGCCGAGCCCGGCGTGGCCGTCTCGTGCGCTCTGCTGCTGCTCACCGGCTCCGGCTTCGCCTACGGGCTCGGTCTGCAACGGCCCTTCCTGGACGCCCTGCCCAGGGACGGCCAGGGCCAGGCATTCGGACTGCTCGGCTCGGGCAACATGACGCTCCAGGGCGTCGGCCCGGCCTGCTTCGGCTCGGTGGCCGAGGGCATCGGAACGGGCGGCGCGATCGCCCTGGCGGGCGGCGCGGCGGTGGTCACCGCGGGCTGGATCCTCAGCTGGCACTGGTCCCCGTGA
- a CDS encoding alpha-ketoglutarate-dependent dioxygenase AlkB, which produces MDAELFPRERARIAPGAAHVPDWLPAGRQAELLAACRDWARPPAGLRTVRTPGGGTMSARQVCLGMHWGVVRACPACGRPLRDNPGCPGPHQYPYAYTPTAADGDGAPVKPFPGWLDELARGAVADALGPAAVPGPPYDIALINFYDGAAHMGMHRDSEERSDAPVVSLTLGDTCVFRFGNTATRTRPYTDVELRSGDLFVFGGPARAAYHGVPRVHPDTAPPSLGLAGRLNITLRVSGL; this is translated from the coding sequence GTGGACGCGGAACTGTTCCCCCGGGAGCGCGCGCGGATCGCGCCGGGCGCCGCGCACGTCCCCGACTGGCTGCCGGCCGGGCGGCAGGCCGAACTCCTCGCCGCCTGCCGGGACTGGGCGCGGCCCCCGGCCGGCCTGCGCACCGTGCGCACCCCGGGCGGCGGCACCATGTCGGCCCGCCAGGTCTGCCTCGGTATGCACTGGGGCGTCGTACGCGCCTGCCCCGCCTGCGGACGGCCCCTACGGGACAACCCCGGGTGCCCGGGCCCGCATCAGTACCCCTACGCGTACACCCCTACGGCCGCCGACGGCGACGGCGCCCCGGTCAAGCCCTTCCCGGGATGGCTGGACGAGCTGGCCCGCGGCGCGGTGGCCGACGCGCTGGGTCCCGCGGCCGTACCCGGGCCGCCGTACGACATCGCGCTGATCAACTTCTACGACGGTGCCGCCCACATGGGCATGCACCGCGACAGCGAGGAGCGGTCCGACGCACCGGTGGTCTCGCTGACCCTCGGCGACACCTGCGTCTTCCGCTTCGGCAACACCGCGACCCGGACCCGCCCGTACACCGACGTCGAACTGCGCAGCGGCGACCTGTTCGTCTTCGGCGGCCCCGCCCGCGCCGCCTACCACGGGGTGCCCCGCGTCCACCCGGACACGGCACCGCCCTCGCTGGGGCTGGCCGGGCGGCTGAACATCACGCTGCGGGTGAGCGGGCTGTGA
- a CDS encoding ROK family protein, whose protein sequence is MSGKAEPRAAGERTTTRARLDRGRGALGPALELVHTGRAPTRAVLTAELGVTRATAGAVAAELEALGLIRVDARPAAAAGSQGRPSHRLDVAEQGPVALAAQVHADGFRAALVGLGGRIVATAPGCETVAADPAKVLRSVVEAGAELLRATGRRCVGAGLAVPSAVAQPDGLALNPLHLAWPVGAPVRRLFEECVRAAGIEGPAFTGNDVNLAALAEHRHGAGRGARDLLCVATGHRGVGGALVLDGRLHTGSSGLALEVGHLTVNPEGRPCHCGGRGCLDVEADPLALLVEAGREPGPEDSLLKQADDLLRDQYDDPAVRRAAEALIDRLGLGLAGLVNILNPDRIILGGLHRTLLDADPSRLRAVVADRSLWGQSGGVPILPCTLDHNSLVGAAELAWQPVLDDPLAALR, encoded by the coding sequence ATGAGCGGCAAGGCGGAACCCCGGGCGGCGGGGGAGAGGACCACCACGAGAGCGCGGCTGGACCGGGGGCGGGGCGCGCTCGGGCCCGCCCTTGAGCTGGTGCACACCGGGCGGGCGCCGACCCGGGCCGTACTCACCGCCGAACTCGGCGTCACCCGGGCCACGGCCGGCGCGGTCGCCGCCGAACTGGAGGCCCTCGGCCTGATCCGGGTGGACGCCCGCCCCGCCGCCGCGGCCGGTTCCCAGGGCCGCCCCTCGCACCGGCTCGACGTCGCCGAACAGGGCCCGGTGGCGCTGGCCGCCCAGGTGCACGCCGACGGCTTCCGGGCCGCGCTGGTCGGACTCGGCGGCCGGATCGTGGCCACCGCGCCCGGCTGCGAGACCGTGGCCGCCGACCCGGCGAAGGTGCTTCGCTCGGTGGTCGAGGCGGGCGCGGAACTGCTGCGCGCCACCGGCCGTCGCTGCGTCGGAGCCGGGCTCGCCGTGCCCTCCGCCGTCGCCCAGCCCGACGGCCTCGCCCTCAACCCCCTGCACCTCGCCTGGCCCGTCGGGGCGCCGGTGCGGCGGCTGTTCGAGGAGTGCGTGCGCGCGGCGGGCATCGAGGGGCCCGCGTTCACCGGCAATGACGTCAACCTCGCGGCGCTCGCCGAGCACCGGCACGGCGCCGGCCGGGGCGCCCGCGACCTCTTGTGCGTGGCCACCGGACACCGGGGCGTCGGCGGCGCGCTCGTCCTCGACGGCCGTCTGCACACCGGCAGTTCGGGTCTGGCCCTGGAGGTCGGCCACCTCACCGTCAACCCCGAGGGCCGCCCCTGCCACTGCGGCGGCCGGGGCTGCCTGGACGTCGAGGCCGACCCGCTGGCGCTGCTCGTGGAAGCGGGGCGCGAACCGGGCCCCGAGGACTCGCTCCTGAAGCAGGCCGACGACCTGCTGCGCGACCAGTACGACGACCCCGCCGTGCGCCGCGCCGCCGAGGCCCTGATCGACCGGCTGGGCCTCGGACTCGCCGGTCTCGTCAACATCCTGAACCCCGACCGGATCATCCTCGGCGGCCTCCACCGCACCCTGCTGGACGCCGATCCGAGCCGGCTGCGCGCGGTGGTCGCCGACCGCAGCCTGTGGGGCCAGAGCGGCGGCGTCCCGATCCTGCCGTGCACCCTCGACCACAACAGCCTGGTCGGCGCCGCCGAACTGGCCTGGCAGCCGGTCCTGGACGACCCGCTGGCCGCACTGCGCTGA